One Pseudonocardia sediminis DNA window includes the following coding sequences:
- a CDS encoding DUF2339 domain-containing protein, giving the protein MTTCTDDPDVITGLRARISDLDDRIAALETVTGLREPGHRRVYRRAVSGLPQPRTVPDPSVLGGLVARSEPMTGPVRTALSGTRPPLISDWSRLPVWAGAVVTVGGVVMLLALAATAGWLSPLVRVACGVVLGAALVGAGTRVARRSALGTASAALAGTGVLALFCSLAAATALYALLPVTAGLAGCLLAAAGGIALAGRWRSLPLALGVLVAAEIALPVVGDGPGALGLGLALVLQAAVGVTALRRTDREEWAVLNPVAALSTAVHGLLAAVVALISSNPADDVAVVAVAAVALALGTAVAALAALRPPPAPPVLTLLLAPLPLLVSAAVLGGTPGAAVAGAAGLALAAARVLYRGIRLAAAAAAAVLVMTATALLLDGGSLTLALLVEALALVTVAGVLRMRTVLTAGTAFAVPGVLLCLATLADPSALAGPLPSAALSGGLGAAPAGAALLVLVAAGALVAVRRAGLVGADGRPVAAWLPAAVVGLYGASWLVVAGTQLVLPGAAGFLTGHVLVTVGITVLGLVVLARGVARPSAGGAGFVLIAAALGKLVLFDLPALDGLGRVAAFIGAGLLLLAVGGRYANRVAAARAAALDPDGDPDGDPAGDPDSVLDDGSGSGTARITGEPAGDGASEDRVTGDGAERAGTVATGSAS; this is encoded by the coding sequence ATGACGACCTGCACCGATGACCCCGACGTGATCACCGGGCTCCGTGCCCGGATCTCCGATCTCGACGACCGGATCGCGGCGCTCGAGACCGTGACCGGTCTGCGTGAGCCCGGTCACCGCCGGGTCTACCGGCGCGCCGTCTCGGGGCTCCCGCAGCCGCGGACGGTCCCGGACCCGAGCGTCCTGGGCGGGCTGGTGGCCCGCTCGGAGCCGATGACCGGCCCGGTCCGGACCGCGCTGTCCGGCACCCGTCCTCCCCTGATCTCGGACTGGTCCCGGCTTCCGGTCTGGGCCGGGGCGGTCGTGACGGTCGGCGGCGTGGTGATGCTGCTGGCCCTCGCGGCGACGGCGGGCTGGCTCTCCCCGCTCGTCCGGGTGGCCTGCGGGGTGGTGCTCGGGGCGGCGCTGGTGGGCGCCGGCACCCGGGTGGCCCGCCGGTCGGCTCTGGGAACGGCGTCGGCCGCGCTGGCCGGGACCGGGGTCCTGGCGCTGTTCTGCAGCCTGGCCGCGGCGACCGCGCTCTACGCACTGCTGCCGGTGACGGCCGGGCTCGCCGGCTGCCTGCTGGCGGCCGCGGGCGGGATCGCGCTCGCCGGGAGGTGGCGGAGCCTGCCGCTCGCGCTCGGGGTGCTGGTCGCCGCCGAGATCGCGTTGCCGGTCGTCGGGGACGGTCCGGGCGCACTCGGACTGGGCCTCGCGCTGGTGCTGCAGGCGGCCGTCGGCGTCACGGCGCTGCGCCGGACCGACCGGGAGGAGTGGGCGGTGCTGAACCCGGTCGCCGCCCTGTCCACGGCCGTGCACGGCCTGCTCGCGGCCGTCGTCGCGCTGATCTCGTCGAACCCGGCCGACGACGTGGCGGTCGTCGCGGTGGCGGCGGTGGCATTGGCTCTCGGAACGGCCGTCGCCGCGCTCGCGGCGCTGCGTCCTCCGCCCGCGCCGCCCGTCCTGACCCTGCTCCTGGCGCCGCTGCCGCTGCTCGTCTCCGCGGCCGTCCTCGGCGGGACGCCCGGAGCCGCGGTCGCCGGTGCGGCCGGGCTCGCCCTGGCCGCCGCGCGGGTGCTCTACCGGGGGATCCGACTCGCCGCAGCGGCCGCCGCGGCGGTGCTGGTGATGACGGCGACGGCGCTTCTGCTCGACGGCGGGTCGCTCACCCTGGCCCTGCTCGTCGAGGCCCTGGCGCTGGTGACGGTCGCGGGCGTGCTGCGGATGCGCACCGTCCTGACGGCCGGGACGGCCTTCGCGGTGCCCGGGGTCCTGCTGTGCCTCGCGACGCTGGCCGACCCGTCCGCACTGGCCGGCCCCCTTCCCTCCGCCGCGCTCTCCGGCGGGCTCGGTGCGGCTCCGGCCGGGGCCGCGCTGCTGGTCCTGGTCGCGGCCGGGGCGCTCGTCGCGGTGCGCCGGGCGGGACTCGTCGGCGCGGACGGCCGTCCGGTGGCGGCGTGGCTGCCCGCGGCGGTCGTCGGGCTCTACGGGGCGTCGTGGCTGGTCGTCGCCGGGACGCAGCTCGTGCTGCCCGGCGCGGCCGGGTTCCTGACCGGGCACGTCCTGGTCACGGTGGGGATCACGGTGCTGGGGCTGGTCGTGCTCGCCCGGGGTGTGGCCCGGCCGTCGGCGGGCGGGGCCGGCTTCGTGCTCATCGCCGCCGCTCTCGGCAAGCTGGTCCTGTTCGACCTGCCGGCCCTCGACGGTCTCGGTCGGGTCGCGGCGTTCATCGGCGCCGGTCTGCTGCTTCTCGCGGTGGGCGGGCGGTACGCGAACCGCGTGGCCGCCGCCCGGGCCGCGGCTCTCGACCCCGATGGCGACCCCGACGGCGACCCCGCTGGCGATCCCGACTCCGTCCTCGACGACGGGAGCGGCTCCGGGACCGCTCGGATCACCGGCGAGCCTGCCGGGGACGGGGCCTCCGAGGACCGGGTGACCGGCGACGGTGCCGAGCGTGCCGGGACCGTGGCGACGGGATCCGCGTCGTGA
- a CDS encoding glycosyltransferase family 2 protein, whose amino-acid sequence MTEAEAPEGFRRPRPRPAPRRTPNPAVSVIVPTRNEARNLEIVLPAIAAVRPAVHEVIVVDGNSTDNTVAAARRTLPWARVITQTRKGKGNAMACGFTAATGDVIVMFDADGSADPGEIPAFVSALVAGADFAKGSRFRKGGGSDDITLLRKTGNAGLNGVANRLFGTAYTDLCYGYNAFWADLVPQLELPDPAIPQPEDGSMIWGDGFEIETVLNCRVAAAGLKITEVPSVERERMFGETNLRTFADGTRVLRTLAAEHRRAERRRKGSGYAR is encoded by the coding sequence TTGACGGAGGCGGAGGCCCCCGAGGGCTTCCGTCGCCCCCGGCCGCGCCCGGCACCCCGGCGCACCCCGAACCCCGCCGTCTCGGTGATCGTGCCGACGCGCAACGAGGCTCGGAACCTGGAGATCGTGCTCCCCGCGATCGCCGCGGTCCGCCCCGCGGTGCACGAGGTGATCGTGGTGGACGGCAACTCCACCGACAACACCGTCGCCGCCGCGCGTCGCACCCTGCCGTGGGCCCGGGTCATCACCCAGACCCGCAAGGGCAAGGGCAACGCCATGGCCTGCGGGTTCACCGCGGCCACCGGTGACGTCATCGTCATGTTCGACGCCGACGGCTCGGCCGACCCGGGCGAGATCCCGGCGTTCGTGTCCGCGCTGGTCGCCGGCGCCGACTTCGCCAAGGGCAGCCGGTTCCGCAAGGGCGGCGGCAGCGACGACATCACGCTGTTGCGCAAGACCGGCAACGCCGGTCTCAACGGGGTCGCGAACCGCCTCTTCGGCACCGCCTACACCGACCTCTGCTACGGGTACAACGCCTTCTGGGCCGACCTCGTCCCGCAGCTGGAGCTCCCGGACCCGGCGATCCCGCAGCCCGAGGACGGCTCGATGATCTGGGGCGACGGGTTCGAGATCGAGACGGTGCTCAACTGCCGTGTCGCCGCCGCCGGCCTGAAGATCACCGAGGTGCCGTCGGTCGAGCGCGAGCGCATGTTCGGCGAGACCAACCTGCGGACCTTCGCGGACGGCACCCGCGTGCTGCGTACGCTGGCCGCAGAGCACCGGCGTGCCGAGCGCCGTCGTAAGGGCTCCGGCTACGCGCGCTAG
- a CDS encoding glycosyltransferase family 2 protein gives MNAVPPGVRGPNGSAGDRGTTLTSSVVVCVYTEKRWDDIVDAVRSVAAQDVAATETIVVVDHNDALLVRAGHEFAPHGVRVIPNRFKQGLSGARNTAVAEATGEIVVFLDDDASARPGWLRALLAPYADPSVIGVGGVAHPRWPTRRPSTLPGAAPRDPNATGELDWVVGCTYTGQPTERSEVRNLMGCNMSLRAEVFKRVGGFAEDMGRIGKNPLGCEETELCIRARQAYTADGRTPKIIFEPRAAVDHRVSEDRVEWAYLLRRGWAEGLSKAAVSKVVGTGDSLSTESSYTLKVLPGGVVRELRDKNPASAAAIAACFAVTAAGYVRGRLPGATAHVRLPAAGSPRSGA, from the coding sequence GTGAACGCTGTGCCCCCCGGCGTCCGAGGCCCGAACGGTTCCGCGGGAGACCGCGGGACCACGCTCACGTCGAGCGTCGTGGTCTGCGTCTACACCGAGAAGCGGTGGGACGACATCGTCGACGCCGTGAGGTCGGTGGCCGCGCAGGACGTGGCGGCCACCGAGACGATCGTCGTCGTCGACCACAACGACGCGCTGCTCGTCCGGGCCGGCCACGAGTTCGCGCCGCACGGGGTCCGGGTGATCCCGAACCGCTTCAAGCAGGGCCTGTCCGGGGCCCGCAACACCGCCGTCGCCGAGGCGACCGGTGAGATCGTCGTCTTTCTCGACGACGACGCGTCGGCCCGCCCCGGCTGGCTGCGCGCCCTGCTCGCGCCCTACGCCGACCCGTCGGTGATCGGGGTCGGCGGTGTGGCGCACCCGCGCTGGCCCACCCGGCGTCCCTCGACGCTGCCGGGTGCCGCGCCGCGTGACCCGAACGCCACCGGCGAGCTGGACTGGGTGGTCGGCTGCACCTACACCGGTCAGCCCACCGAGCGGTCCGAGGTCCGCAACCTGATGGGCTGCAACATGTCCCTGCGCGCCGAGGTGTTCAAGCGCGTCGGCGGCTTCGCCGAGGACATGGGCCGGATCGGGAAGAACCCGCTGGGCTGCGAGGAGACCGAGCTCTGCATCCGCGCCCGGCAGGCCTACACCGCCGACGGCCGCACCCCGAAGATCATCTTCGAGCCGCGCGCCGCGGTCGACCACCGGGTCAGCGAGGACCGCGTCGAGTGGGCCTACCTGCTGCGCCGCGGTTGGGCCGAGGGCCTGTCCAAGGCCGCCGTGTCCAAGGTCGTCGGCACCGGGGACTCGCTGTCCACCGAGAGCAGCTACACGCTCAAGGTCCTCCCCGGCGGCGTCGTGCGCGAGCTGCGGGACAAGAACCCGGCCTCGGCCGCCGCGATCGCGGCCTGCTTCGCCGTCACCGCGGCCGGCTACGTCCGGGGACGCCTGCCCGGCGCCACCGCCCACGTGCGGCTCCCGGCCGCCGGCAGCCCGCGCAGCGGTGCCTGA
- the trmB gene encoding tRNA (guanosine(46)-N7)-methyltransferase TrmB yields the protein MRSFVHQRNRLTEGQQNAWDRWWPGLGRDVDDVVAGAVDSGTPWDPHAWFGRDAPVLLEIGSGMGETTAALAVAEPEIDHVAVEVFEPGLAQLLMRVTDAELSNQRLLRGDAVDLLEHAVAPASLDGIRVYFPDPWPKRRHHKRRLVQPAFAALAASRIRPGGTLHLATDWSDYAEGMRAVCAAQPALELRDESAPGSGWSRRPDWRPMTKFEARAVEEGRPVRDLLYTIVQLRATGDLRSVTG from the coding sequence ATCCGCAGCTTCGTCCACCAGCGCAACCGCCTGACCGAGGGTCAGCAGAACGCCTGGGACCGCTGGTGGCCCGGCCTCGGCCGGGACGTCGACGACGTCGTCGCGGGTGCCGTCGACAGCGGCACGCCGTGGGACCCGCACGCCTGGTTCGGCCGCGACGCCCCCGTCCTGCTGGAGATCGGCTCCGGGATGGGCGAGACGACCGCGGCGCTGGCCGTCGCCGAGCCGGAGATCGACCACGTCGCCGTCGAGGTGTTCGAACCCGGTCTGGCGCAACTGCTCATGCGCGTCACCGACGCGGAGCTGAGCAACCAGAGACTGCTCCGCGGGGACGCCGTGGACCTTCTCGAGCACGCCGTCGCGCCGGCGTCGCTCGACGGCATCCGGGTGTATTTCCCGGACCCGTGGCCCAAGCGGCGTCACCACAAGCGCCGGCTCGTTCAGCCCGCGTTCGCGGCCCTGGCCGCGTCCCGGATCCGGCCCGGCGGGACCCTGCACCTGGCCACCGACTGGTCCGACTACGCCGAGGGCATGCGTGCCGTCTGCGCAGCTCAGCCCGCTCTCGAGCTCCGCGACGAGAGCGCGCCGGGCAGTGGCTGGTCGCGCCGTCCGGACTGGCGTCCGATGACCAAGTTCGAGGCCCGCGCCGTGGAGGAGGGCCGCCCCGTCCGCGATCTGCTGTACACGATCGTGCAGCTCAGGGCCACCGGTGACTTACGGAGCGTGACCGGGTAA
- a CDS encoding nitric oxide synthase oxygenase yields MPARSQPAAAPPQEQQPAPAEVEPGAVDPARAEEFLHQVYAETTPAIPFPARLRQVRTEIERTGIYSHTTHELTFGARVAWRNSARCIGRLYWKSLQVRDLRHLHDPADVAQESVGHLRAATRDGRIRSTITVFAPDGPGRPGPRIHNDQLIRYAGHTNDDGTVTGDPGQVAFTDHVVSLGWPRPEPRGRFDVLPLLVTGGDGRSRLFDVPPDAVQEVPLSHPDLDWFAGMGLKWHAVPAISNMPLEIGGVVYPAAPFNGWYLDTEIGARNLADRDRYDLLPEIAERMGLDTRSVRTMWRDRAAIELVRAVTHSYDEAGVTMADHHTESERFLTHVARENEAGRKCPADWSWIVPPVSGGLTPVFHRYYDEPDDDLRPAFLPPHGI; encoded by the coding sequence ATGCCGGCGCGCTCGCAGCCCGCGGCGGCCCCGCCCCAGGAGCAGCAGCCGGCACCGGCCGAGGTCGAGCCGGGTGCGGTGGACCCCGCCCGGGCCGAGGAGTTCCTGCACCAGGTCTACGCCGAGACGACCCCGGCGATCCCGTTCCCGGCGCGGCTCCGCCAGGTGCGCACCGAGATCGAGCGCACCGGGATCTACAGCCACACCACCCACGAGCTGACGTTCGGGGCGCGGGTGGCGTGGCGGAACTCCGCGCGCTGCATCGGGCGGCTGTACTGGAAGTCGCTGCAGGTCCGCGACCTGCGCCACCTGCACGACCCGGCCGACGTCGCGCAGGAGAGCGTCGGGCACCTGCGCGCGGCCACCCGGGACGGGCGGATCCGCTCGACGATCACCGTCTTCGCCCCGGACGGCCCGGGCCGCCCCGGCCCGCGGATCCACAACGACCAGCTGATCCGCTACGCCGGCCACACGAACGACGACGGCACCGTCACCGGTGACCCGGGCCAGGTCGCGTTCACCGACCACGTCGTCTCCCTGGGCTGGCCCCGGCCGGAGCCGCGCGGACGGTTCGACGTGCTCCCGCTGCTGGTCACCGGCGGCGACGGCCGGTCGCGCCTGTTCGACGTCCCGCCGGACGCCGTGCAGGAGGTCCCGCTGAGCCACCCGGACCTCGACTGGTTCGCCGGCATGGGTCTGAAGTGGCACGCGGTGCCCGCGATCAGCAACATGCCGCTGGAGATCGGCGGCGTCGTCTACCCGGCCGCGCCGTTCAACGGCTGGTACCTCGACACCGAGATCGGCGCCCGCAACCTCGCCGACCGCGACCGCTACGACCTGCTCCCGGAGATCGCGGAGCGGATGGGCCTCGACACCCGCTCGGTGCGCACGATGTGGCGCGACCGCGCGGCGATCGAGCTGGTCCGGGCCGTCACGCACTCCTACGACGAGGCCGGCGTGACGATGGCCGACCACCACACCGAGTCCGAGCGCTTCCTGACCCACGTGGCGCGGGAGAACGAGGCCGGTCGCAAGTGCCCGGCGGACTGGAGCTGGATCGTCCCGCCGGTCTCCGGCGGGCTGACCCCGGTCTTCCACCGCTACTACGACGAGCCGGACGACGACCTGCGCCCGGCGTTCCTGCCGCCGCACGGCATCTGA
- the paaI gene encoding hydroxyphenylacetyl-CoA thioesterase PaaI produces the protein MSTTDAQQVAEESSAAMVAADAAARSAGIAVAAIGPGHATATLTVAEHQVNGHGVCHGGVLFLLADTAMAHACNSYGTSTVASGADIAFLRPGSLGDELTATATERALAGRSGLYDVTVRTADGTVVAEFRGRTRQVPGLAAPPRV, from the coding sequence ATGAGCACGACGGATGCGCAGCAGGTGGCCGAGGAGTCCTCGGCCGCGATGGTGGCCGCGGACGCGGCGGCACGCTCGGCCGGGATCGCCGTCGCCGCGATCGGGCCCGGCCACGCGACGGCGACCCTGACCGTCGCCGAGCACCAGGTCAACGGGCACGGCGTCTGCCACGGCGGGGTGCTGTTCCTGCTGGCCGACACGGCGATGGCGCACGCCTGCAACAGCTACGGCACCTCGACCGTCGCCTCCGGCGCGGACATCGCGTTCCTGCGCCCCGGCTCGCTCGGTGACGAGCTCACCGCGACCGCGACCGAGCGCGCGCTGGCCGGGCGCTCCGGGCTCTACGACGTCACCGTGCGCACCGCCGACGGGACGGTCGTCGCGGAGTTCCGCGGCCGCACCCGTCAGGTCCCGGGCCTGGCCGCCCCGCCCCGCGTCTGA
- a CDS encoding NYN domain-containing protein → MTSGAPMVGTDTRAGGSATGTQPGPPPRVLLVWDAPNMDMSLGSLLGARPTSAYRPRFDAVGRWLLDLAGPDAEAEACVFTNVAPGSVETVRPWVEALRNVGFAVFAKPKTHDDSDVDDDMLAHIGLRASEGRLRHLVVASGDGRAFREPLEKLNDDGTDVTVIGFREYAGFAQASEVISFLDLEDIDGVFREPLPRVTLDALPDEGAWLPPFRSLRSLLDRR, encoded by the coding sequence ATGACGAGCGGGGCGCCCATGGTCGGCACGGACACCCGTGCGGGTGGCTCCGCCACCGGCACCCAGCCCGGGCCGCCGCCGCGCGTCCTGCTGGTCTGGGACGCCCCCAACATGGACATGAGCCTCGGCTCGCTCCTCGGCGCCCGCCCGACGTCGGCCTACCGGCCGCGCTTCGACGCCGTCGGCCGCTGGCTGCTCGACCTGGCCGGCCCCGATGCCGAGGCCGAGGCGTGCGTGTTCACCAACGTCGCCCCGGGCAGCGTCGAGACCGTCCGGCCGTGGGTGGAGGCGCTGCGCAACGTCGGCTTCGCCGTGTTCGCCAAGCCGAAGACCCACGACGACTCCGACGTCGACGACGACATGCTCGCCCACATCGGGCTGCGCGCGTCCGAGGGCCGGCTGCGGCACCTGGTCGTCGCCTCCGGTGACGGGCGGGCGTTCCGGGAGCCGCTGGAGAAGCTCAACGACGACGGCACCGACGTCACGGTGATCGGTTTCCGGGAGTACGCCGGGTTCGCGCAGGCCTCCGAGGTCATCTCGTTCCTCGATCTCGAGGACATCGACGGCGTGTTCCGCGAGCCGCTGCCGCGGGTCACCCTGGACGCCCTGCCCGACGAGGGTGCCTGGCTGCCGCCGTTTCGCTCGCTGCGGTCGTTGCTGGACCGCCGGTGA
- a CDS encoding amidohydrolase family protein → MSTPVPPAVAPTVQRLTAPVALSCAPGFPIVRDAVLDVDTTGRIAFFGRAVDAPPSDATVRPLPGLLMPGMVNTHCHTPMSVLRGMGGDLPLMPWLTGVMWPAEALLTEQDAYAGMLAGCLDLLRTGCTTSVEMYFFTDAIADAVRAAGSRAVLTPGIIAAPGWDRLGTWEQMRDDVSARIDAHGLVPDADGRIEFGYGPHSAYTLPAEALASVGEHARARGALLHTHVAESLGEDAHLRDAHGSVPALLEQTGTLGGRVLAAHSVHLSDADVDVFTRHAVAVAHCPGSNSKLAAGTARLLDLRRAGVRVGLGTDGPASCDDMDMWQQARLAGLLARVGADDAAALTAADVLLLATADAAHAIGRDDLGVLEAGRWADVVHVDTDDIAFVAPDDDAQLVSNLVWAGGSRLVRDVWVSGEQVVEDGEPTRSDRRAAVSGVRAVSTRLRAALAAA, encoded by the coding sequence GTGAGCACACCGGTGCCCCCGGCCGTGGCACCCACCGTCCAGCGCCTGACCGCCCCGGTCGCGCTGAGCTGCGCGCCGGGTTTCCCGATCGTGCGCGACGCGGTGCTCGACGTCGACACGACCGGCCGGATCGCGTTCTTCGGCCGCGCCGTCGACGCCCCGCCCTCCGACGCGACCGTGCGGCCGCTGCCCGGCCTGCTGATGCCCGGCATGGTCAACACCCACTGCCACACCCCGATGTCGGTGCTGCGCGGGATGGGTGGCGACCTGCCGCTGATGCCGTGGCTGACCGGCGTGATGTGGCCGGCCGAGGCGCTGCTGACCGAACAGGACGCGTACGCCGGGATGCTGGCCGGCTGCCTGGACCTGCTGCGCACCGGCTGCACCACCAGCGTCGAGATGTACTTCTTCACCGACGCGATCGCCGACGCGGTGCGTGCCGCGGGGTCCCGCGCCGTGCTCACCCCGGGGATCATCGCCGCGCCCGGCTGGGACCGTCTGGGCACCTGGGAGCAGATGCGCGACGACGTCTCGGCCCGGATCGACGCCCACGGCCTCGTCCCGGACGCCGACGGGCGGATCGAGTTCGGCTACGGCCCGCACTCGGCGTACACGCTGCCCGCCGAGGCACTGGCCTCGGTCGGTGAGCACGCCCGGGCCCGCGGCGCACTGCTGCACACCCACGTCGCGGAGTCGCTCGGCGAGGACGCGCACCTGCGCGACGCGCACGGCTCCGTCCCGGCGCTGCTGGAGCAGACCGGGACGCTCGGCGGCCGTGTACTGGCCGCGCACTCGGTGCACCTGTCCGACGCCGACGTGGACGTCTTCACCCGGCACGCGGTCGCCGTCGCGCACTGCCCGGGCTCGAACTCCAAGCTCGCCGCCGGCACCGCCCGTCTGCTGGACCTGCGCCGCGCCGGCGTCCGGGTCGGCCTGGGCACCGACGGCCCGGCGTCCTGCGACGACATGGACATGTGGCAGCAGGCCCGCCTGGCCGGGCTGCTGGCCCGCGTCGGCGCCGACGACGCCGCCGCGCTGACCGCCGCCGACGTCCTGCTGCTGGCCACCGCCGACGCCGCGCACGCGATCGGGCGCGACGACCTGGGCGTGCTGGAGGCGGGCCGCTGGGCCGACGTCGTGCACGTCGACACCGACGACATCGCGTTCGTCGCCCCGGACGACGACGCCCAGCTGGTCTCGAACCTGGTCTGGGCGGGCGGGTCGCGGCTGGTCCGCGACGTGTGGGTGTCCGGGGAGCAGGTCGTGGAGGACGGGGAGCCGACCCGCTCGGACCGCCGCGCCGCCGTCTCCGGCGTCCGCGCCGTGTCGACCCGCCTGCGCGCCGCCCTGGCCGCCGCCTGA
- a CDS encoding D-arabinono-1,4-lactone oxidase: protein MSTNATDGPRRTDRPLDEAGVVTAVRRAGERGATVRPTGASARVPGALVRTSDLLLDCSALTGVVAVSADRVLVRAGERLAALFAELAASGRSLAVVPDAPGLTVGGAVGMGVYGGAPGEGSLSAQVVAARLVDGRGVVRRVSGPELDAVRCGLGALGVLTAVELRTVELERMQVHEQAGRLDAVLAEDVLRAHGWTELDVAVPSGQVIARWADPVDPDRVPVPAAPGTVTTRAAVRAEAWGRAVSRLASNPPWASWPPPARWTPGTEGRPYEVLPDPQPWDPDTAEWAIPAEALGSALRELGAAATARGMELQRPVRVRLGAAETGLLHPAQGRDTAWLRIRTRASQEPLRRLAGAVLEDASGRPSWTSRHEWGPDELAVAYPGWAEFQRVRDEYDPDRRFTDPNLERILGP from the coding sequence GTGAGTACGAACGCGACGGACGGTCCCCGCCGGACCGATCGTCCGCTGGACGAGGCCGGTGTGGTCACCGCCGTGCGGCGGGCCGGCGAGCGGGGGGCGACGGTCCGCCCGACCGGGGCCTCGGCACGTGTCCCGGGAGCGCTCGTCCGCACCAGTGACCTGCTCCTGGACTGCTCCGCGCTGACCGGCGTCGTCGCCGTCTCGGCCGACCGGGTGCTGGTGCGCGCCGGGGAACGGCTCGCCGCGCTGTTCGCCGAGCTCGCCGCGTCCGGCCGCAGCCTCGCCGTCGTCCCGGACGCCCCGGGCCTGACGGTCGGGGGCGCGGTCGGGATGGGCGTCTACGGCGGGGCGCCGGGCGAGGGGTCGCTCTCGGCGCAGGTCGTCGCCGCCCGGCTGGTCGACGGCCGGGGCGTGGTCCGCCGGGTCTCCGGCCCCGAGCTGGACGCGGTGCGCTGCGGGCTGGGTGCCCTCGGCGTGCTCACGGCGGTGGAGCTGCGGACGGTGGAGCTCGAGCGCATGCAGGTGCACGAGCAGGCCGGGCGCCTCGACGCGGTGCTCGCCGAGGACGTGCTGCGCGCCCACGGCTGGACCGAGCTCGACGTCGCCGTGCCGTCGGGTCAGGTGATCGCCCGCTGGGCCGACCCGGTGGATCCGGACCGCGTCCCCGTCCCGGCCGCACCGGGGACGGTGACGACCCGGGCCGCGGTGCGCGCCGAGGCGTGGGGACGCGCGGTGTCGCGGCTGGCGTCGAACCCGCCGTGGGCCTCCTGGCCGCCGCCGGCGCGGTGGACGCCGGGCACCGAGGGCCGTCCCTACGAGGTGCTGCCGGACCCGCAGCCGTGGGACCCCGACACCGCGGAGTGGGCGATCCCGGCCGAGGCGCTGGGCAGTGCGCTGCGCGAGCTCGGCGCGGCGGCGACCGCGCGCGGGATGGAACTGCAGCGACCGGTCCGGGTACGGCTCGGAGCCGCGGAGACGGGCCTGCTGCACCCGGCACAGGGACGGGACACCGCCTGGCTGCGGATCCGCACCCGCGCCTCCCAGGAGCCGTTGCGGCGCCTGGCCGGCGCGGTTCTGGAGGACGCGTCCGGGCGCCCGTCCTGGACGTCGCGGCACGAGTGGGGCCCCGACGAGCTCGCCGTCGCCTACCCGGGATGGGCGGAGTTCCAGCGGGTGCGCGACGAGTACGACCCGGACCGCCGGTTCACCGACCCCAACCTGGAGCGCATCCTCGGCCCCTGA